A region of Syntrophorhabdus sp. DNA encodes the following proteins:
- a CDS encoding carbonic anhydrase: MAKDSRINDALQTLLDGNERFAAMKQTHPNQDRARRDEVKAGQRPFAVIVGCSDSRIPPEILFDQGIGDLFIIRLAGNIVDDIALGSIEYAVDHLGTPLVVVLGHSKCGAVTATAQGGETHGHIGSIASAILPALDNVRAQPGDLIDNAIRENAKLVTATIASSKPMLEKMVNEGKIAVIPLYYDIDTGLVERL, translated from the coding sequence ATGGCCAAGGATTCCCGAATCAACGACGCACTGCAGACCCTTCTCGACGGCAACGAGCGTTTCGCCGCCATGAAACAAACACACCCCAACCAGGACCGGGCCCGCCGCGACGAGGTCAAGGCCGGCCAGAGGCCCTTTGCCGTCATCGTCGGATGCTCCGATTCCCGCATCCCTCCCGAGATCCTCTTCGATCAGGGCATCGGTGACCTCTTCATCATCAGGCTTGCCGGCAACATCGTCGATGACATTGCTCTCGGGAGCATCGAGTACGCCGTCGACCACCTCGGCACTCCTCTCGTCGTCGTCCTCGGCCATTCCAAGTGCGGCGCCGTGACGGCGACAGCGCAAGGCGGCGAGACCCACGGCCACATCGGCAGCATCGCCAGTGCCATTCTCCCCGCCCTTGACAACGTCAGGGCACAACCCGGCGACCTCATCGACAACGCCATCAGGGAGAACGCAAAACTCGTCACCGCAACCATCGCGTCATCGAAACCAATGCTGGAGAAGATGGTGAACGAGGGAAAGATAGCGGTCATCCCCCTCTACTACGACATCGACACGGGCCTGGTGGAAAGGCTCTAG
- a CDS encoding prolipoprotein diacylglyceryl transferase, with protein MLPFPEIDPVIFRIGPFAMRWYGLMYILGFLAGYGLTVYQLRGGRKPEVPREAVDDLFFYLIIGLIVGARLGYAVFYNLPFYIENPLEIFMVWHGGMSFHGGLAGAFIASVIIIIRKKLPFRATADLVIPAAPVGICLGRLGNFINGELFGKPADVPWAMVFPHGGPVPRHPSQLYEAFFEGLLLFVILWFYKDRKKREGDVFALFLILYGLFRTFCEFFRLPDVQLGSVLGPFSMGQVLSLIMVLIGIGLKFFLFPLLERRKNS; from the coding sequence ATGCTTCCTTTTCCCGAGATAGACCCTGTCATTTTTAGAATCGGCCCTTTTGCCATGCGATGGTACGGGCTCATGTATATCCTGGGGTTTCTGGCCGGATACGGGCTTACCGTGTACCAGCTCCGCGGGGGCAGGAAGCCCGAGGTCCCCCGGGAGGCGGTGGACGACCTTTTCTTCTACCTTATTATAGGGCTCATCGTCGGCGCCCGCCTGGGATACGCGGTTTTCTACAATCTCCCGTTCTATATCGAGAACCCCCTCGAAATATTCATGGTCTGGCATGGCGGTATGTCCTTTCACGGGGGTCTCGCCGGCGCGTTCATCGCCAGCGTCATCATAATAATAAGGAAGAAGCTTCCCTTCCGCGCCACGGCGGACCTCGTTATCCCCGCGGCCCCCGTAGGGATCTGCCTGGGAAGGCTTGGAAACTTCATCAATGGTGAGCTCTTCGGTAAACCGGCCGATGTCCCCTGGGCCATGGTCTTTCCCCACGGCGGCCCGGTTCCCCGCCATCCCTCGCAGCTTTACGAGGCCTTCTTCGAGGGACTGCTCCTTTTCGTCATCCTCTGGTTCTACAAGGACAGGAAAAAGCGAGAGGGCGATGTCTTTGCGCTCTTTCTCATCCTCTACGGTCTGTTCAGGACCTTCTGCGAGTTCTTCAGGCTCCCCGACGTGCAACTCGGCTCCGTCCTTGGTCCCTTCAGCATGGGCCAGGTCCTGAGCCTCATCATGGTCCTCATCGGCATTGGATTGAAGTTTTTCCTCTTTCCCCTGCTGGAGCGACGAAAGAACAGTTAG
- the acs gene encoding acetate--CoA ligase, giving the protein MADATEETRLYPPLKEFVDQAYVKSRDEYEKMWKQSIQDPETFWGGIAKELHWFKPWLKVNREDFAKGEVEWFIGGKTNIAYNCLDAQVEKGKGDKVAILFQGEPEDDVVKLTYKEMLSMVSKFANVLKKKGVRKGDRIAIYLPMIWQLPVVMLACARIGAVHTIVFGGFSAEALRDRILDAGAKMLITTNGYWRSGKTVSSKANADKACDLCLEQGHTVDKVVVVKRLDNFDVPMKAGRDTWFEEELAAADITDACPAEMMDAEDPLFILYTSGSTGKPKGVLHTVGGYMVYVYSTFKYIFDYKDKDVFFCTADIGWVTGHSYIVYGPMCNGATSIVFESVPTFPNPDRFWQIVEKFKVSTFYTAPTAIRALMKEGEKWPQGRNLSSLRLLGSVGEPINPEAWLWYHKYIGAEKCPIADTWWQTETGGILITSLPGAWPGKPGYATLPFFGVDARALQSRPDASKPAVDAPMNEQGELCIGRSWPGMMRGVFGEPERFFNTYFVQQPGFYFSGDGALKDENGYFRLMGRIDDVVNVSGHRMGTAEVEAALNSFNTAVAESAVVGFPHEVKGEDLYAYIILKTGVEGTDALKKELVAHVRKEIGPIASPGKIQFVPGLPKTRSGKIMRRILRKVASGEIDQLGDTTTLADPSVVDEIVKGRQ; this is encoded by the coding sequence ATGGCAGACGCAACAGAAGAAACCAGATTGTATCCACCCCTTAAGGAATTCGTCGACCAGGCCTACGTGAAGAGCCGCGATGAATACGAAAAGATGTGGAAACAGTCCATTCAGGACCCGGAAACATTTTGGGGCGGCATCGCGAAAGAGCTCCACTGGTTCAAACCGTGGCTGAAGGTCAACAGGGAAGACTTCGCGAAGGGTGAAGTGGAATGGTTCATCGGTGGCAAGACCAACATCGCCTACAACTGCCTCGATGCCCAGGTCGAGAAGGGTAAGGGCGACAAGGTCGCCATCCTCTTCCAGGGCGAGCCGGAAGACGATGTCGTGAAACTGACGTACAAGGAAATGCTTTCCATGGTTTCCAAGTTCGCCAACGTGTTGAAGAAGAAAGGCGTCCGCAAGGGCGACAGGATTGCCATCTACCTGCCCATGATCTGGCAGCTTCCCGTTGTCATGCTCGCATGCGCAAGGATAGGTGCTGTCCATACGATCGTTTTCGGCGGGTTCTCCGCTGAGGCGCTCCGCGACAGGATCCTCGACGCCGGCGCAAAGATGCTCATCACGACGAACGGCTACTGGCGTTCCGGCAAGACCGTCAGTTCCAAGGCGAACGCCGATAAGGCCTGCGATCTGTGTCTTGAGCAGGGCCACACCGTGGACAAGGTTGTCGTCGTCAAGAGACTCGACAACTTCGACGTCCCGATGAAGGCCGGCCGCGACACCTGGTTCGAGGAAGAACTGGCAGCGGCCGACATCACGGACGCCTGCCCCGCCGAGATGATGGACGCGGAAGACCCGCTGTTCATTCTCTACACGTCAGGTTCAACGGGCAAGCCGAAGGGTGTTCTCCACACCGTCGGCGGCTACATGGTCTACGTTTATTCAACATTCAAATACATCTTTGATTACAAAGATAAAGACGTTTTCTTCTGCACCGCCGACATCGGCTGGGTAACGGGCCACAGCTACATCGTCTACGGTCCGATGTGCAACGGCGCGACCTCGATCGTTTTCGAGTCCGTCCCGACATTCCCGAACCCCGACAGGTTCTGGCAGATCGTCGAGAAATTCAAGGTCAGCACCTTCTACACCGCCCCGACAGCCATCAGGGCCCTCATGAAAGAAGGCGAGAAGTGGCCGCAGGGCAGGAACCTCTCCTCCCTGAGACTCCTCGGTTCAGTCGGCGAGCCGATCAACCCCGAGGCGTGGCTGTGGTACCACAAGTATATCGGCGCAGAGAAATGCCCCATCGCCGACACCTGGTGGCAGACGGAGACAGGCGGCATCCTCATCACCTCTCTTCCTGGCGCGTGGCCGGGAAAGCCGGGCTACGCGACGCTTCCATTCTTCGGCGTTGACGCCCGCGCGCTCCAGTCACGCCCCGACGCCAGCAAACCTGCGGTGGACGCGCCCATGAACGAGCAGGGCGAGCTCTGCATCGGCAGGTCATGGCCTGGCATGATGAGAGGCGTTTTCGGCGAACCTGAAAGATTCTTCAATACCTACTTCGTCCAGCAGCCGGGATTCTACTTCTCCGGTGACGGTGCGTTGAAGGACGAGAACGGCTACTTCAGACTGATGGGCCGTATCGACGACGTCGTCAACGTATCCGGTCACAGGATGGGAACCGCAGAGGTCGAGGCAGCCCTCAACTCCTTCAACACGGCAGTCGCGGAATCCGCGGTTGTCGGCTTCCCGCACGAAGTCAAGGGCGAGGACCTTTACGCATACATCATCCTGAAGACAGGCGTTGAGGGAACGGATGCTCTGAAGAAAGAGCTCGTTGCCCACGTCAGGAAAGAGATCGGCCCCATCGCATCACCGGGCAAGATCCAGTTCGTACCCGGTCTGCCGAAGACACGCTCCGGCAAGATCATGAGAAGGATCCTGAGAAAGGTCGCCTCCGGCGAGATCGATCAGCTCGGCGATACCACCACGCTGGCAGATCCGTCAGTTGTCGACGAGATCGTAAAGGGCAGGCA